From Aristaeella lactis, the proteins below share one genomic window:
- a CDS encoding nucleoside phosphorylase: MPWYNPDDHSAPVIDPVSQIKSKYPGMQVPVLPARAVVFCLGKGIPVLKEHYSCFQIMEKLPGFITHSEVLGINGIPGVCFLHGGYAAPQITCTIETLRVLGVQEVILVGLCGGFGENLSVGDILLPEKIWSEEGASLHYLESPGFAQVTPPAPFDSIASFFMEKGYQVCRKSTVTTDAVYRQTWSKEQRWREMGCVAVDMEASALVNISNLYGIRNTVILMVSDRHPLSADSPAWEWGGADFGEMTRRFILDCVAYAVEPGK, translated from the coding sequence ATGCCCTGGTATAATCCGGATGATCATTCTGCCCCTGTCATAGATCCTGTCTCACAGATAAAAAGCAAATACCCCGGAATGCAGGTTCCGGTACTTCCGGCCAGGGCTGTTGTCTTCTGCCTGGGGAAAGGGATTCCCGTTCTGAAGGAGCATTATTCCTGTTTTCAGATCATGGAAAAACTCCCCGGCTTCATCACCCATTCCGAGGTGCTTGGCATTAACGGCATTCCCGGTGTCTGCTTTCTTCACGGCGGCTACGCTGCCCCTCAGATCACCTGTACAATAGAAACCCTCCGCGTCCTTGGCGTCCAGGAAGTGATACTCGTCGGGCTTTGCGGCGGATTCGGTGAAAACCTGTCTGTCGGCGATATCCTCCTGCCTGAAAAAATATGGAGTGAAGAAGGCGCCTCCCTGCACTACCTGGAATCTCCCGGGTTCGCGCAGGTCACTCCTCCTGCCCCCTTTGACAGCATCGCTTCCTTTTTCATGGAAAAAGGATATCAGGTGTGCCGGAAATCCACCGTAACCACCGATGCCGTCTACAGGCAGACCTGGAGCAAGGAACAGCGCTGGCGGGAAATGGGCTGTGTGGCTGTGGATATGGAAGCCTCCGCGCTGGTAAACATCAGCAATCTTTACGGCATCCGGAATACTGTGATCCTCATGGTTTCCGACCGTCATCCGCTCAGTGCGGACAGTCCTGCCTGGGAGTGGGGCGGTGCGGATTTCGGGGAAATGACCCGGCGTTTCATCCTGGACTGTGTCGCTTACGCGGTGGAACCCGGCAAATGA
- a CDS encoding histidinol-phosphatase: MTHMTDGHIHIERGPYTLEWINEFVKKAVEMQLDEIRLLEHCYRFEEFVPMYDSVCAYSDYVNKWFHSQAGVLKLADYLELIRKVRNEQYPVTIRFGLEICYFREHESFIAEQSKGKGFDFLLGSMHFVDDFAFDHKAEHWAGIDVDRIFRRYYEDSVALAESGLFDGIGHPDTIKLFGHKPSYPLTGYYEDLAAALAKNNMYADQNSGAERRCPGTSLGMEPELLRILKKHNVKIITSSDAHCPEDVGYKIRELNDCIQNC; encoded by the coding sequence ATGACTCATATGACGGATGGTCATATCCATATTGAACGCGGACCCTATACTTTGGAATGGATCAATGAGTTTGTGAAAAAAGCCGTTGAGATGCAGCTTGACGAAATACGGCTTCTGGAGCACTGCTACCGGTTTGAGGAATTCGTCCCGATGTACGATTCCGTATGCGCATACAGCGACTATGTAAACAAATGGTTCCACAGCCAGGCCGGCGTGCTGAAACTGGCGGATTACCTGGAGCTGATCAGGAAGGTCCGGAATGAGCAGTATCCCGTAACGATTCGATTCGGTCTTGAAATATGCTATTTCAGGGAACATGAATCCTTCATCGCTGAGCAGTCCAAAGGCAAAGGCTTTGATTTCCTGCTCGGGAGCATGCATTTCGTTGATGATTTTGCTTTTGACCATAAAGCGGAACACTGGGCCGGGATTGATGTGGACAGGATCTTCCGCAGGTATTATGAAGATTCGGTTGCACTGGCTGAAAGCGGATTGTTTGACGGTATCGGTCATCCGGATACTATAAAGCTCTTTGGTCATAAACCTTCCTACCCGCTGACCGGATATTATGAAGACCTGGCTGCCGCGCTTGCGAAAAACAATATGTACGCGGATCAGAACAGCGGGGCTGAAAGGAGATGCCCCGGCACTTCCCTTGGCATGGAACCGGAACTGCTCCGCATCCTGAAGAAGCACAACGTGAAAATAATCACTTCTTCGGACGCCCATTGTCCGGAAGACGTGGGATATAAGATCCGGGAACTGAACGACTGTATTCAGAACTGCTGA
- a CDS encoding NUDIX hydrolase — protein sequence MNRKINKDHIEALYEARFLNMYDLQYAEGKHYFVATRRGKENLTAKKSDAEFREMLPDAVTIAVVLHLSGNETRLLMSYEYRYPVGQFLLSPVAGLLDPDDRENDDPLVSAAIREIREETGLTVKESDKVYVLNPCAFSSPGMTDESNAFLCAEITLDNLDDLNQNGAEGSELFNGFELLDRKQAQEIFRTGRDKHGNFYSLAAWMVLSIFLSQF from the coding sequence ATGAACCGCAAAATCAACAAGGATCATATTGAGGCACTGTATGAAGCACGGTTCCTGAACATGTATGACCTGCAGTACGCGGAAGGTAAGCATTATTTTGTGGCTACCCGCCGGGGAAAAGAGAACCTCACTGCGAAAAAGAGCGATGCGGAATTCCGGGAGATGCTGCCGGACGCCGTGACGATCGCCGTTGTGCTGCATCTGTCTGGAAATGAAACCCGTCTCCTGATGTCCTATGAATACCGCTACCCTGTCGGACAGTTCCTGCTGAGTCCTGTGGCCGGCCTGCTGGATCCGGATGACCGGGAAAACGATGATCCCCTGGTAAGCGCCGCGATCCGCGAGATCCGGGAGGAAACTGGTCTCACAGTCAAGGAAAGCGATAAGGTCTATGTCCTGAATCCCTGTGCTTTCTCCTCCCCCGGCATGACGGACGAGAGCAATGCCTTCCTCTGTGCGGAGATCACGCTGGATAATCTGGATGACCTGAACCAGAACGGTGCGGAAGGTTCTGAACTGTTCAACGGCTTTGAACTGCTGGACCGGAAACAGGCGCAGGAGATTTTCCGGACCGGCCGGGATAAGCATGGCAATTTCTATTCCCTGGCCGCCTGGATGGTGCTCAGTATCTTCCTTTCACAGTTCTGA
- a CDS encoding HD domain-containing protein encodes MLPTVEEALKELKLAGELNPGPWIRHSVNTGIAARNIAEKLPSLDPEKAYIVGLLHDIGRRVGIVDIPTHVLEGYRYCMQKGWDEAARICMTHSYLRMQDEFDYDPETETEKAIKAYIMDCRANDYDRLIQLCDSLAADYGFVILEKRFVDIVRRHGIMEGYIKGWEIAFAIKDAFEKEMGCSIYDVLPDIGKTSLLTPKPWKPGDK; translated from the coding sequence ATGTTACCGACAGTGGAAGAAGCACTGAAAGAACTGAAACTGGCCGGGGAACTGAATCCGGGACCTTGGATCAGGCACTCGGTCAACACCGGTATCGCCGCGCGGAATATCGCTGAAAAGCTGCCGTCGCTGGATCCTGAAAAAGCCTATATTGTCGGACTGCTCCACGATATCGGCCGTCGGGTCGGCATTGTGGATATTCCCACGCATGTGCTCGAAGGTTACCGGTACTGTATGCAAAAAGGCTGGGACGAGGCTGCCAGGATCTGCATGACCCATTCCTACCTTCGGATGCAGGATGAGTTTGACTATGATCCGGAAACCGAAACTGAAAAAGCCATCAAGGCCTATATCATGGACTGCCGGGCGAATGATTACGACAGGCTGATCCAGCTGTGTGATTCCCTGGCCGCTGACTATGGCTTTGTCATCCTGGAAAAACGTTTTGTGGATATTGTCAGGCGCCACGGGATCATGGAAGGCTATATCAAAGGCTGGGAGATCGCTTTTGCAATCAAGGACGCCTTTGAGAAAGAGATGGGCTGCTCCATCTATGATGTGCTTCCGGATATAGGCAAAACTTCCCTCCTGACGCCGAAGCCCTGGAAACCCGGGGATAAATAA
- a CDS encoding adenylate kinase, producing MVILIAGASHTGKTLLAQRMLEKYHYPYLSIDHLKMGLIRSGNTLLTPDDDDALTEYLWPIVREMIKTAVENRQNLIVEGCYIPFDWQKDFDDEYLPSLRFICLVMTDGYIDTHFEQIAGHASEIEDRMDDSDCSAASLKESNRKLIMGYQNAGEQVVLIDSDYDSVIARLLD from the coding sequence ATGGTTATACTGATCGCCGGTGCGTCCCATACCGGTAAAACGCTGCTGGCCCAGCGGATGCTGGAGAAATACCATTACCCTTATCTTTCCATTGACCACCTGAAAATGGGCCTGATCCGCAGCGGAAACACCCTTCTGACTCCGGATGATGACGATGCCCTGACAGAATATCTCTGGCCCATCGTCCGGGAAATGATCAAAACCGCCGTTGAAAACCGGCAGAACCTGATCGTCGAAGGCTGCTATATCCCCTTTGACTGGCAGAAGGATTTTGACGATGAATACCTGCCCTCCCTCCGGTTTATCTGCCTTGTCATGACGGACGGGTATATCGACACTCATTTTGAACAGATTGCCGGTCATGCTTCTGAAATAGAAGACAGGATGGATGACTCGGACTGCAGCGCCGCAAGCCTGAAGGAATCCAACCGTAAACTGATCATGGGCTATCAGAACGCGGGCGAACAGGTAGTCCTGATCGATTCGGATTATGACTCGGTCATCGCCCGTCTTCTGGACTGA
- a CDS encoding class I SAM-dependent methyltransferase — protein MQINNGKGWTFNAVPEVYEKLRPGYPEELYQAVFAYVQLGPACTALEIGIGTGQAAPPVLKTGCALTAVEYGDRLAQVCREKFRDYPRFSVITGKFEDACLPENAFDLVYSATAFHWIPEETGYPKVFRVLKPGGAFARFANHPYQAKDNPELSEAIQHAYAQYYYPYYKKQPAKPAGFTEDRAAAIAKIADKYGFTDTRYALFHRQRILTAAEYRSLIGTYSDHIAIVESVREPFHDAIEEAVNRYGGSITIDDTIDLQLARKP, from the coding sequence ATGCAGATAAACAATGGAAAAGGCTGGACCTTCAACGCTGTACCGGAGGTCTATGAAAAGCTCCGTCCCGGTTATCCGGAGGAATTGTATCAGGCGGTATTCGCATATGTTCAGCTTGGTCCCGCCTGCACAGCCCTGGAAATCGGCATCGGTACGGGACAGGCAGCACCGCCCGTCCTGAAAACCGGCTGTGCACTGACTGCGGTGGAATACGGTGATCGGCTGGCACAGGTGTGCAGGGAAAAGTTCCGTGATTATCCCCGTTTTTCAGTGATTACCGGCAAATTTGAGGACGCCTGCCTTCCGGAGAATGCGTTTGACCTGGTATACTCTGCAACCGCCTTCCACTGGATTCCGGAGGAAACCGGATATCCGAAGGTTTTCCGGGTCCTGAAGCCGGGCGGTGCCTTTGCAAGGTTTGCCAATCATCCGTACCAGGCAAAGGATAATCCGGAGTTGTCCGAAGCCATACAGCATGCCTATGCTCAGTACTATTATCCTTATTACAAAAAGCAGCCGGCAAAACCTGCCGGGTTTACGGAAGACCGGGCAGCAGCGATAGCGAAAATTGCGGATAAATACGGGTTTACCGATACGCGGTATGCCCTGTTTCACAGGCAGCGGATCCTGACAGCCGCTGAATACCGATCGCTGATCGGAACTTACTCGGACCATATTGCCATCGTGGAAAGCGTCCGGGAACCTTTCCATGACGCGATAGAAGAGGCAGTCAACCGGTATGGCGGTTCCATCACAATTGATGATACCATTGATCTGCAGCTGGCCAGGAAGCCATAA
- a CDS encoding NUDIX hydrolase → MVEVRFYDNVDDALLKFAVIIARSNGKWVFCKHKKRNTYEIPGGHRENEEAIIETARRELYEETGALDFSLTPVCVYSVTAPDNFDGQETFGMLYYSDIRRFDEELHSEIEKIVLTDELTDSWTYPLIQPKMIEEAKRRGIL, encoded by the coding sequence ATGGTTGAAGTCCGGTTTTATGATAATGTGGATGACGCGCTGCTGAAGTTCGCCGTCATCATTGCCAGGAGTAACGGCAAATGGGTTTTCTGCAAGCATAAGAAACGGAATACCTATGAGATTCCGGGAGGCCACAGGGAAAACGAAGAAGCGATTATTGAGACCGCCCGCCGGGAACTGTATGAGGAAACAGGTGCGCTGGATTTCAGCCTTACGCCTGTCTGCGTTTACTCTGTAACCGCGCCGGACAACTTTGACGGTCAGGAAACCTTCGGCATGCTTTACTATTCGGATATCCGGCGCTTTGACGAAGAACTGCACAGCGAGATCGAAAAGATCGTCCTGACAGATGAACTGACCGACAGCTGGACCTATCCCCTCATCCAGCCGAAGATGATCGAAGAGGCAAAACGCCGGGGAATTCTGTAA
- a CDS encoding phosphotransferase family protein → MNMQDYLRGNRIKEIRTGQSGADVWEIGNDTVLKHIERSRLEPSRFDTYSREALFYQAKAGTADYLPQVLNVEISEDEIILLLKKYGSPDRSALDDTLLRGITHTLARIHIDTVPAFLNADKAPAERLSTGRIKECLDGWKSILDEHPGAFDEAPLKAIAEKINRIIEWHDTEERVLSHGDFHFDNLLTDEQGNILVCDWQGVNLGGASGDLSFFMSRLGSDGVSVDPAFLLQSYADAVLELTGRTVDTAAIAGHIAAANVITSFLFWYQFLRGADTGRVRGIYEKMAGDFRRLESISDIKTDGE, encoded by the coding sequence ATGAACATGCAGGATTACCTCAGGGGAAACCGGATAAAAGAGATCAGGACCGGCCAGAGCGGCGCGGATGTCTGGGAGATCGGCAATGATACCGTTCTGAAGCATATAGAGCGCAGCCGGCTGGAGCCCTCCCGGTTCGATACCTATTCCCGGGAAGCGCTGTTTTATCAGGCTAAGGCAGGCACTGCGGACTATCTACCGCAGGTGCTGAACGTGGAAATCTCGGAGGATGAGATCATCCTGCTTCTGAAGAAATACGGCAGTCCGGACCGCAGTGCCCTTGACGATACCCTGCTTCGCGGGATCACACACACCCTGGCCCGGATCCATATAGATACAGTGCCCGCTTTCCTGAACGCTGATAAAGCCCCTGCGGAACGCCTTTCCACCGGGCGCATTAAGGAATGCCTTGACGGGTGGAAAAGCATCCTGGATGAGCATCCCGGAGCTTTTGACGAAGCGCCGCTCAAAGCCATTGCGGAAAAGATCAACCGGATCATTGAGTGGCATGACACAGAAGAGCGTGTCCTGTCCCACGGGGATTTCCACTTTGATAACCTACTGACGGATGAACAGGGAAACATCCTGGTCTGTGACTGGCAGGGTGTAAACCTGGGCGGAGCCTCCGGCGACCTGAGCTTCTTCATGAGCCGCCTGGGTTCCGACGGAGTTTCTGTTGATCCTGCTTTCCTCCTACAGTCCTATGCGGACGCGGTGCTGGAACTGACCGGCCGTACGGTGGATACGGCCGCCATTGCCGGCCATATTGCCGCTGCCAACGTGATCACCTCCTTCCTCTTCTGGTATCAGTTCCTCCGCGGTGCGGACACCGGAAGGGTGCGGGGGATCTATGAAAAGATGGCTGGCGATTTTCGTCGGCTGGAAAGTATCTCTGATATAAAAACGGATGGAGAATGA
- a CDS encoding CHAP domain-containing protein, which produces MEKATRKALATIAEEKARLPFHGYIEGKESNLEPLIRFFPGWTLQEADGVWCAAFVYYCCREAGFDLPIRPDECRSCHLAGCIAWEEWAIGDDRIGYHKGTDTFVPEAGDIVLYDRVFNNQEHDHIGIVLRKRGNTLIVAEGNKDNISQIVERPLGEHIRAYIRIPDGYRYDRTGSAFFIGFKGKSNASAVLVRSVSPDHSLLTNSFTGLKKDIEALKADCGSVYLFGVDKNLKDSFRIEKVAEKGGSRFETCLDTDALRKQLEASGIRTCVSERPTKYLCNEAYWELLRKFGGRAVLIHIPTIRYNDESWPAKLTQILR; this is translated from the coding sequence ATGGAAAAAGCAACCCGAAAAGCGTTGGCAACGATCGCAGAAGAAAAAGCCCGGCTTCCCTTTCATGGGTATATTGAAGGCAAGGAATCCAATCTTGAGCCCCTTATCCGGTTTTTCCCCGGGTGGACCCTGCAGGAAGCAGACGGCGTATGGTGTGCAGCCTTCGTGTACTACTGTTGCAGGGAAGCAGGGTTTGATCTCCCCATCCGGCCGGACGAATGCAGGTCCTGCCATCTGGCGGGATGTATTGCCTGGGAAGAGTGGGCGATTGGCGATGACCGGATCGGTTATCATAAAGGAACGGATACCTTTGTGCCGGAAGCCGGTGATATTGTTCTTTATGACCGGGTCTTCAACAATCAGGAGCATGACCATATCGGCATTGTTCTGCGGAAACGCGGAAACACCCTCATCGTAGCGGAAGGTAATAAGGACAACATATCGCAGATTGTGGAACGTCCGCTGGGCGAACATATCCGGGCGTATATCAGGATTCCGGACGGATATCGGTATGACCGTACCGGCAGTGCGTTTTTCATAGGCTTTAAGGGGAAAAGCAACGCCTCTGCCGTTCTGGTCCGGTCAGTCTCACCTGACCATTCCCTGCTCACAAATTCTTTTACAGGGCTCAAGAAAGATATTGAAGCGCTCAAAGCAGACTGTGGTTCTGTGTATCTTTTTGGTGTTGATAAAAACCTGAAGGATTCGTTCCGGATCGAAAAGGTCGCGGAAAAAGGAGGCAGCCGGTTTGAAACCTGTCTCGATACAGATGCCCTTCGGAAACAGCTGGAAGCTTCCGGAATCAGAACTTGTGTTTCAGAACGCCCGACAAAATACCTGTGCAACGAAGCTTATTGGGAACTGCTGCGCAAATTCGGCGGCAGGGCTGTTTTGATCCATATACCCACAATCAGGTATAATGACGAAAGCTGGCCTGCAAAACTCACACAGATTCTGCGGTGA
- the yqeK gene encoding bis(5'-nucleosyl)-tetraphosphatase (symmetrical) YqeK encodes MIDSIRNTYLDHQKVKTLKHVEEVAETAVQLAVIHGLDQDKVRLAALLHDISAVMTPQAMYDLAVSRRMPLDPAEEKYHFLLHQRISRILAEEQFGIHDPDILDAVECHTTLKKNAGLYDKVIFIADKISWDQEGLPPYYDMLKQLAEQSLDEACFFYISYQFDHNLLLMPHRWIRESYEDLKTILAKG; translated from the coding sequence ATGATTGATTCCATCAGGAACACCTATCTGGATCATCAGAAAGTAAAAACGCTGAAGCATGTGGAAGAGGTGGCTGAAACAGCCGTTCAGCTTGCTGTCATACATGGCCTGGATCAGGACAAGGTCCGTCTGGCCGCGCTGCTCCATGATATCAGCGCCGTCATGACGCCGCAGGCAATGTATGACCTGGCTGTCAGCCGCAGGATGCCTTTGGATCCCGCCGAGGAAAAGTATCATTTCCTGCTTCACCAGAGGATCTCCCGTATCCTGGCTGAGGAACAGTTTGGTATTCATGACCCGGATATCCTGGATGCGGTTGAATGCCATACAACGCTGAAAAAGAATGCCGGTCTGTATGACAAGGTCATCTTTATCGCGGATAAGATCTCCTGGGATCAGGAAGGACTGCCGCCGTATTATGACATGCTGAAACAGCTGGCTGAACAGTCCCTGGACGAAGCCTGTTTCTTTTATATCAGTTATCAGTTTGACCACAATCTTCTGCTGATGCCCCACCGGTGGATCAGGGAATCTTATGAGGATCTGAAAACAATACTTGCAAAAGGATGA
- a CDS encoding AAA family ATPase: MKVIILNGPMGVGKTTVGKYIADHYPGTAFIDGDWCLDLHPFVGNRETKSMAVDNILHMIGNYMKCSVCKMIVLVWLMDDPWALRAITDGLAALQAEVKSVTLVCDRENLIRRWENDHNCEWRTDEWLKVSLASLPAFAGMENPMDTAGLSVERIAGRIMES, from the coding sequence ATGAAAGTGATCATCCTTAACGGCCCGATGGGTGTGGGCAAAACCACCGTGGGCAAATACATCGCGGACCATTATCCCGGCACCGCCTTTATTGACGGAGACTGGTGCCTGGATCTCCATCCCTTTGTCGGAAACCGGGAAACGAAATCCATGGCTGTCGATAATATCCTGCACATGATCGGCAACTACATGAAATGCTCCGTCTGCAAAATGATCGTGCTGGTCTGGCTCATGGATGACCCGTGGGCCCTTCGGGCCATCACTGACGGGCTTGCCGCCCTGCAGGCGGAAGTGAAAAGCGTTACCCTGGTTTGTGATCGGGAGAACCTGATCCGGCGCTGGGAAAACGATCATAATTGCGAATGGCGAACAGATGAATGGCTGAAAGTCAGCCTGGCTTCCCTTCCTGCCTTTGCCGGTATGGAAAACCCAATGGACACCGCCGGCCTGTCTGTCGAACGTATCGCGGGCAGGATCATGGAGTCCTGA